The DNA region AATTCTGGGGAAGTTGGTATCAAGGTAACTGCGGGTAAATATGACAATACCCCTTTGCAGCCTGGAATTCACTTTTTTGTTCCCATCATTCAAGATATTATAGTTGTGGATACGCGTGTCAGGACAATCAACTTTTCTCGCACTGAAGATATGGGGGTTGTGGGTAAAAATCAGGGAATTTTCAGAAATGATGCGATCAATGTTATGGATTCTAGAGGATTGACTGTTTCAATTGAATTGACGGTTCAATATAGACTCAACCCTCAGACTGCCCCACAAACTATCGCAACTTATGGTCTCAGTTGGGAGCAAAAAATTATCAATCCTGTTGTAAGAGATGTGGTGAGAAGTGTTGTAGGGCGCTATCCGGCTGAAGATCTTCCAACAAAACGAAATGAAATTGCTACGCTTATCAGTTCTGATATCAGTAAAGAAATGTCGAAATTTCCCAATTCTCCTGTTGAACTCAGCTCAGTCCAACTTAGGGAAATCGTTCTTCCTCAAAACATTAAAGAACAGATTGAAAAAGTTCAGATTGCTAGGCAGGAATCAGAGCGTGTGAGATATGAGGTTGAGCGTTCAAAACAGGAGGCTGAAAAGGTTGCTGCATTGGCCAAAGGCGAAGCAGATGCCAATCGTATTAAAGCCAAAGGGGTTGCTGATGCGATTGTGATTGAGGCAAAAGCAAAGTCTGAAGCAAACAAAAGTATCGGACAGAGTTTGACAGATAAACTTTTGCAGTTGCGTCAAATAGAGACTCAAAGCAAATTTAATGAAGCGCTTAAAGAAAATAAGGATGCTCAAATTTTCTTGACTCCAGGTGGAGCTGTGCCAAATATT from Helicobacter sp. 12S02232-10 includes:
- a CDS encoding prohibitin family protein, with the protein product MPIDLNEHLKRKNQQLGKDEPPKGNDEKPNRNTRFRPPNIPQNFFTNKKISTLIGVIVIVVIILLAKPFVVINSGEVGIKVTAGKYDNTPLQPGIHFFVPIIQDIIVVDTRVRTINFSRTEDMGVVGKNQGIFRNDAINVMDSRGLTVSIELTVQYRLNPQTAPQTIATYGLSWEQKIINPVVRDVVRSVVGRYPAEDLPTKRNEIATLISSDISKEMSKFPNSPVELSSVQLREIVLPQNIKEQIEKVQIARQESERVRYEVERSKQEAEKVAALAKGEADANRIKAKGVADAIVIEAKAKSEANKSIGQSLTDKLLQLRQIETQSKFNEALKENKDAQIFLTPGGAVPNIWVDSKSKQKSTSANGK